From the Glycine max cultivar Williams 82 chromosome 11, Glycine_max_v4.0, whole genome shotgun sequence genome, the window ttatattttttatttactctcTGATGAAGGGTTGTGGAAAATCACTTACCTTCAATTTCTTGTCCAGGTGTTTGCTTTTGTTCCTCTCATGTACATGTGCATCTGCACATACTATTCATTGTTCAAAATTGGAATGCTGATGTTTTACTCACTGACACCCAGACAGACTAGCTCAGTTAACTTGCTTATGATATGCTCGTAAGCTTTTATTCATTTACTGCAACAActgcatatttttattatgactaatttttgtttcttgaattGCCTATGCTGTTGAATGAATACTAGTTTCAATCAATCCTTGTTCCCAGGATGGTTGCTCGTTATGCTCCTCCTGTCTCGTACAACTTTCTCAATCTCATTCGCCTTGGCAAGAATAAAACAACTTTATTTGAACAGGTATTCCTCTCATCTTATGAATGCATTGACTGTCAATTCACTTTAAAGTGTTATTTTTCTTGCCCAAGACAACAAAATTGTGGGCACTGGACAGGGTTCCGTGTGCTGTCTACTgtgatacttctttttcttgCTTGTCTTTTTTCGCTTATATATCAAATCACTTCCAAATAATCCTACAAATTGTCATTCAGAGTCATAATATTGTAACTTCTAAGAAAAAGACATGTTACACTCAACTATTTTCTTCATTAAGTTCATTGAcccaaatttattttctttctttttattcttttcttgtcCTGGATAAAATAACCTATGTTTCTAAGGATGTATGGTTTGTTGTcttgtattttgttttacaCACCTTTTATGGTTTtcaaagataatttttctttggtTAAGCTAGTAACTGCTAAATTATCTGAACTTCTGCATCAGAGCATATTTGCTCCCTTACCTtagtagtatttattttattttaattggtgAACGGTGTGGCTATGACTGCAGCGAATGGGGAACATTGACAACGCTGTTCCTTTCTTTGGGGATGAATTTAACAAAATCTATCCACTTATTATGGTTATATACACCCTTTTGGTTGCAAGCAACTTCTTTGATAAAGTATTTGATTTTCTGGGAAGTTGGAAGAGatatattttcaaaactgaAGCTGAAGACATGGATGGTTTTGATCCATCaggattaattattttacaaaaaggtatgaaataaaaattcacATTGTTGTTAAAACTTTAGTTCATGTTACTAAATCATATTGTAATGTGTGAATACTGACTTTGTGATACTCATGCTTGATGATTGATTCTGTATTATTTATAGAGCGGTCTTGGCTTGAGCAAGGATGCAAAGTAGGGGAGCAAGTTGTTCCACTTGCAAGAAATTTCAATAACATTGATATTGAATCGGGCAACAATTTTATGGTATGCTGACATACCTCCCACAAAAAGTTGGACCAATCTTGTATGACTTGTTTCATGTCTTGCAACTTATCCAATTTTAACATGTGGTTTCAACAGCTGCAATATGACCTTTGTGACTACTAATTTCTTTTGGTAATACAGTTTTCTCACCTTTTATTTATTCAGGAAAGGAATGGTGCTGAAATGAAGCCAACTTCCAGTTTAATTACTGATGAAGTAAAAGGAAGTCTGTCCAAAACATCAAAGGAAGACACAAGCAGAAGCAGGGAAGCCATCACCAAGAAGTATGCTGTGATTAGAGAGCAGGGTGGGCCAGCATCTAAGTTGAAGTCAGAAGAGAAAAACGTAGCCTCTGCTGATTCCTTGTTCGACGAAGGCAATACTAATTCTAGCAATTCATCTGGAGGACCATCTTCAGGTTTAACTTCGACTTGGCAATCGATGAAAACTGGCTTTCAGAGTTTCAAGACAAACATAGGGGCCAAAAAGTTCTTGCCTTTACGGcaaatacaagaaaataagGGCCCTAGTGATTCCTCGTCTGAGTCCCTTGATGATATATTTCAAAGACTCAAACGACCAACTTTACACCAATCTATTTACAATGACGACGATTAGGATGGAGGCCAATACTTTTGGTTCTTGTAGGTGATATCCATAATTTGGAAATGACTTGCAAGTGTAAAAGCGTTCTAGGATTGGGAATGCAGGTCCATATTATCATGTACAGTAATGGGAAAATTTAAATGCTGTACTTAGAAAATGACAATTATACTTAAATCCCTCAAGGCAGACCAAAGAGGGAAAGATAGTGTGCTATACGGAAACTCCTATACGTTTGCAAATCAATCTAACACAAAAGCCTGCTTATCCTTAGAAAGAATACTTAAAATTGTACCAGTGGACGGTGTCACCGACTTTTAAAATGTTTTGCCTGgtttcaatttataattttaatttcattccatAGATGACTACTTGGATCAAATTGCATTAGTTTTGCCCACGGATTTATTCCttgctcatttttttatttattgtagatTATATAAAATCCTTATGCCGGGATTTTTTTGTTGAGACGTGATGTGTTTGTATAACGTTTAAAGCAAAAATGAGTTGGTGCAGTGCAGCAGTGATAGCATCTCTACGTTCAAAATTGCTTCTAGTTATTAAGCAGTAGTCAATTtgagtattaatttttttatgtactgTAAAAGTTAAGCTAAGCACAATAGTCAACTtgactattaattttttatataatgtaaaaataaagcCAAGCAATAGTCAATTTgactattaactttttttatataatgtaaaaattatgtTAAGCAATAGTTACTTtggcaattaattttttttatataatttaaaaattaagctaAGAAATAGtcgataattttaaaaattatcatgtcagtgtataaaaaaatttaaatcctttattaatatattaaatcgGATCAGAATCACTTGCAATCACTAAGCTACTATAGTTTCCTACAATGTCTTAAAAACCTTTTAGTTGgtcttattaaatttttaatatataaaaatttaaatcaatggttgagattttataaaaactCTGACTGCTATCAAATTCCACACCCAAATTAAATCTTTTCTCCTTTTCGTTTTCTCTGAATTTTTTAATGTGAAAAATCAtgacgatttttaaaaaattaaaatatttaaaaagcataataaactatatattatataaaaataattttaaaattataataagtgtactaagaatatttattaacatttttattctgaaattagttatttattacagtatttattaagaaaatgattCAAAACTTTATACCAGAGTAACGGGTGAGCTAATAAAGGTGTAATGTTATGATCTCTTTATATCTTTAAAACTTTTCTATTAATTCAGAAAAGTTAGATCTTCACCTCTTCTagagaaataattttgtaaaaaaaaatgacaatttttttctaagaaactacatttttccaattttttcattttaaattacatactaaacatgcaaattaattaacatccgCAACTTTAAATTTCTGAAAAATTATAATCCCCTACCAAGTGCTGCTTAAATTATTATGACTATTTATGTCAGTTCCGACatcatcatttatttattattatgattaatttattttaagcatgtaatagtgtttttttttggaCTGTGATAATTAACCTACTGGGGGTTGGTCTAGCGCTGAGAAGTTTGGAACTTTAGATAATGTATATACGCAATATCTAGGTTCTAACTTTGTTGTATTTCTCAGCAAAAAAAGCTTGGGTCGCGGTCGCTTTgtgaatcattttaaaaaatagtagtagtagtattttCTACGTAATCATCTTCACACGTTCGATTTACCaattaatgaataattaatttcaccACCAACAAAATTGTAAacagttttaattaagaaacTGATTAAGTGGGCGGGGTAAGTACGTGATATCGTATTCCATATTGTGGGCAGTTAGAATGATGACTTCGtcaatttttctcttattctttctatttttttaaaaaaatttgtaatgctTGTATAACCTGATCAATTTGTTGAAGCAATTAGTTATAAGAATTTTGGTTTGAGTTAATGATCAGATTAATCGCTATAGTTGACTTGTTAATGAACACTATAGAACCAAAATAAGCGCATACATATAATAGCAACAAGTGATAACAATTTGATCttctaaacaaaaataattaataacaagtaaataaattttacttgtAACATTAAGAGTTGAAAAATTACTCGTAAATCACTGTTTCGAATTTGACAATAAGCACCACAATGTTCTTGAGGTTActaacttctttttttgctcAATCTCGAGGATACTAACTAATCAAacctaaaaacaataataaaaattaaaaatgaaagtcTTCAACcataatatataacaaattcTCACGTTCACGTAAAAGACTGCCAACAAATTTCCATATAGATGGTATGTTTGCACGTCGTTTTCAATTACAGATTGCATCAATATATTAGCACTTAATAGCCATTAGCCAACATCGAGAAGATGGATTACATTGAACGCagtcaaacacaacaatctcGCTCTCATTtatagaataattaattaattaatactaacGACAAAAATTGTTAACATATTTTCCTTATGAGAATAATATTTAAGAGCAACCATAGGAGAAACAGGAACTTTCGAGGTAAAAGATTACACATATCCGTGCACGTGTTATGCATTAGTATATTACCATACATTGCATCTTTGACCACCGAATTTTccttatatataatagtttcGCTCAAGAACGTAACGTAGGTATCCACCACTATCCAATtcgaaggaaaaagaaaaatgatgaaaagatGTGAATTGGTGTTTGAAGCTTCAACAAGAGGAGGGTGTGAGGAGCACCCATATGATAAGCAATCACCAGGTGTTTGCTCCTCTTGCTTAAGGGAAAAGCTATCTCAGCTATACAACACAAACCCTATTATTGATCCTCGttgtttttcttctccttcttctccttcttcgcctcatcaatcttttttttcttcgaaGCACGGTTCTTCCGGTCACCGGAGACCGCGCTTTCGGAGGAACGCTTCGCAAGCGGCGGAATCTGCCTCGTGCATGCTGAGCTTGAACTTGAAGAAGAGCAAGTCGCTGGCGTTTGCTTCGAGGAATAGGGAGAGGGATGTGATGATGAgtgga encodes:
- the LOC100781700 gene encoding uncharacterized protein LOC100781700, yielding MMKRCELVFEASTRGGCEEHPYDKQSPGVCSSCLREKLSQLYNTNPIIDPRCFSSPSSPSSPHQSFFSSKHGSSGHRRPRFRRNASQAAESASCMLSLNLKKSKSLAFASRNRERDVMMSGRKKDGFWTKVLKLKRKDTRA